The following coding sequences are from one Salvelinus sp. IW2-2015 unplaced genomic scaffold, ASM291031v2 Un_scaffold3378, whole genome shotgun sequence window:
- the LOC112075762 gene encoding homeobox protein Meis1 — MAQRYEDLPHYGMDGVGIPTTMYGDPHGARSMQAVHLNHGPQLHSHQYPHTAHSNAMPPSMGSSVNDALKRDKDQIYGHPLFPLLALIFEKCELATCTPREPGVAGGDVCSSESFNEDIAVFAKQIRARKPLFSSNPELDNLMIQAIQVLRFHLLELEKVHELCDNFCHRYISCLKGKMPIDLVIDDREGGSKSDNEEITRSSGPLDQAAVTSLTD; from the exons ATGGCGCAGCGG TACGAAGACTTGCCCCACTACGGGATGGACGGGGTGGGTATTCCCACCACCATGTACGGCGACCCGCACGGTGCCCGCTCCATGCAGGCCGTCCACCTCAACCACGGTCCCCAGCTACACTCACACCAGTACCCGCACACAGCCCACAGCAACGCCATGCCGCCCAGCATGGGCTCGTCCGTCAACGACGCCCTGAAGAGAGATAAAGACCAGATATATGG GCACCCCCTGTTCCCCCTGCTTGCACTGATTTTTGAGAAATGTGAATTGGCGACTTGCACGCCCAGAGAGCCTGGAGTCGCGGGAGGAGACGTTTGTTCATCGGAATCTTTCAATGAAGACATAGCTGTGTTTGCAAAACAG ATTCGGGCAAGAAAGCCGTTATTTTCATCGAATCCAGAACTGGATAACCTG ATGATTCAAGCCATTCAAGTTTTACGGTTTCATCTTCTGGAGTTGGAAAAG GTACACGAACTATGTGACAATTTCTGTCACAGGTACATCAGCTGTCTGAAAGGAAAGATGCCCATCGACTTGGTGATCGACGACAGAGAGGGCGGATCAAAATCGGACAATGAGGAAATAACAAGATCATCCGGGCCTCTTGATCAG GCGGCTGTGACATCCTTAACGGATTAG